From Bacillus pumilus, one genomic window encodes:
- a CDS encoding HAMP domain-containing sensor histidine kinase yields MNLRTKLFFHFVGQMFIVIAILLIGNTFTENLYYKKYYENMTETGLTKADGDTLMSWLYFNEDGKMEAEDQLKQAVKKRDGWLQVIDSKKHNVYSYHLPKNIPTSYQKDEMIKIFEKRQFKDYKMYFWPIEIDQESFIVLYGFKTNSTKVANYLKQHEKNLAALSQYSLETIEFLKRMNGSVHLFNEEGKYLKGIRAKNDLKHNVTDVELLKYQSKPWEFRSDLSYIRVNKSLYLIVSVPNKVYSPDELYDKETDALNQYRTILIAGLALTIIIVMTLWYSYRYGLPIYHIIRWLIFLSRNKLQEPTNRKGIPISKNKKGRIKREYRLFEDILKTMDQLTLTLKENEANRRKIQTTREEWIAGLSHDLKTPLSTIYGYGLMLESDQYQWSKEEVMEMGQVIREKSEYMSTLIEDLNLTYRLKNGALPINRKPVELGEFLASIMDEFSRSSFSEDFSSSFEDQTNGVMFEIDKAWFRRVIENLLANAVKHNQKGTHITAVLSETNEEVRIEMKDNGCGMAQETVDHLFNRYYRGTNTNDPTNGTGLGLAIAKELVLLHDGDIQVESELGAGTTIAIILKKSPSVK; encoded by the coding sequence ATGAATTTACGAACAAAACTTTTCTTTCACTTTGTCGGACAGATGTTTATCGTCATTGCGATTCTGCTGATCGGGAATACGTTTACTGAGAATCTATATTATAAAAAATACTATGAGAATATGACCGAAACTGGTTTAACAAAGGCTGATGGGGACACACTCATGAGCTGGCTCTATTTTAACGAGGATGGCAAAATGGAAGCCGAAGATCAACTCAAGCAAGCAGTGAAAAAACGTGACGGCTGGCTGCAAGTGATTGATTCAAAAAAACATAACGTATATAGCTATCACCTTCCTAAAAATATTCCGACATCCTATCAAAAGGATGAAATGATCAAGATCTTTGAAAAAAGACAATTTAAAGATTACAAGATGTACTTCTGGCCAATTGAGATTGATCAAGAAAGCTTTATCGTGTTATATGGGTTCAAAACGAACAGCACAAAGGTAGCCAATTATCTTAAGCAGCATGAGAAAAATCTGGCTGCACTTTCTCAATATTCGCTTGAAACGATAGAATTCTTGAAAAGAATGAATGGATCGGTACACCTGTTTAATGAAGAAGGAAAATACTTAAAAGGCATTCGAGCCAAAAACGATTTGAAACATAACGTAACAGATGTTGAATTGCTTAAGTACCAATCGAAGCCTTGGGAGTTTAGAAGTGACCTATCTTATATCAGAGTGAATAAAAGTCTATATTTGATCGTTTCGGTACCAAACAAAGTATATAGTCCAGACGAATTGTATGATAAAGAGACAGATGCTTTAAATCAATATAGAACCATCTTGATTGCAGGTCTTGCACTCACTATTATTATCGTCATGACATTATGGTACTCGTATCGCTATGGTCTGCCGATCTATCACATTATCCGCTGGCTGATTTTCTTATCTAGAAATAAATTGCAGGAACCAACAAATAGAAAAGGAATTCCAATCAGTAAAAATAAAAAAGGTCGTATTAAGCGGGAATACCGATTATTTGAGGATATCCTAAAAACAATGGATCAGCTCACGCTTACATTAAAAGAGAATGAAGCAAACCGAAGAAAAATTCAAACCACAAGGGAAGAATGGATTGCAGGATTGTCGCATGATTTGAAAACACCTCTTAGTACGATTTACGGTTATGGGCTCATGCTTGAATCTGATCAATATCAATGGTCCAAGGAAGAAGTCATGGAAATGGGACAGGTGATTCGTGAGAAATCAGAATACATGTCGACCTTGATTGAGGATTTAAACCTCACGTACAGATTGAAAAATGGGGCCTTGCCTATTAATCGAAAGCCGGTCGAGCTGGGTGAATTTTTAGCCTCTATTATGGACGAGTTTTCAAGAAGCTCCTTTTCTGAGGATTTTTCATCCTCTTTTGAAGATCAAACAAACGGTGTCATGTTTGAGATCGACAAAGCCTGGTTCAGACGAGTGATTGAGAACCTGCTGGCGAATGCAGTCAAGCATAACCAAAAAGGCACTCATATTACAGCTGTTTTATCTGAAACAAATGAAGAAGTTCGGATCGAAATGAAAGACAACGGATGCGGAATGGCACAAGAAACGGTAGATCACTTATTTAACCGCTACTACAGAGGGACAAATACAAATGACCCAACGAATGGAACAGGACTTGGGCTGGCAATAGCAAAAGAGCTTGTTTTGCTGCATGACGGTGATATTCAAGTGGAAAGCGAACTAGGTGCTGGAACAACTATTGCGATTATCCTAAAAAAATCACCTTCTGTAAAATAG
- a CDS encoding response regulator transcription factor produces the protein METAKILIADDEEAIVKMVERVLKKEGFKHIYKAYHADEALDVVKNEDIHLLLLDVMMPGKSGFDVLPEMRKYTKAPIFYLTARTSDVDKLTGFAQGADDYITKPFNPLELVARIKAHLNRTYISLQEEQEEAQNQYEYAHFSYHPHSAELKVRGEMTACSAQLLSLLKYFCDHPNVVLSKDQIYEKVWGVPSYGDNNTVMVHIRKLREKIELDPSQPEYIVTIRGMGYKFIPHPVKVLN, from the coding sequence GTGGAAACAGCAAAAATATTGATTGCAGATGACGAAGAAGCAATTGTAAAAATGGTTGAACGCGTATTAAAAAAAGAAGGATTCAAGCATATTTATAAAGCCTACCATGCAGATGAAGCATTAGATGTTGTCAAAAACGAGGACATCCACCTCTTACTTCTAGATGTGATGATGCCCGGTAAGTCTGGCTTTGATGTTCTTCCTGAAATGAGAAAATATACGAAAGCACCCATTTTCTATTTAACTGCAAGAACGTCTGATGTAGATAAACTGACCGGCTTTGCGCAGGGGGCAGATGATTACATTACAAAGCCATTTAATCCGCTAGAGCTTGTGGCTAGAATTAAGGCTCACTTAAACCGAACATATATCTCCTTACAGGAAGAGCAAGAAGAGGCTCAAAACCAATATGAATATGCCCATTTCTCATATCATCCTCATTCAGCCGAACTGAAAGTGAGAGGAGAGATGACGGCATGCTCAGCTCAGCTTCTATCCTTGCTGAAGTACTTTTGTGATCATCCGAATGTGGTTCTTTCAAAAGATCAAATCTATGAGAAAGTATGGGGCGTCCCGTCGTATGGTGATAACAACACCGTCATGGTTCATATTCGAAAGCTGAGAGAAAAGATTGAATTAGATCCAAGTCAGCCTGAATATATTGTGACCATCCGTGGTATGGGATATAAATTTATTCCGCACCCTGTGAAGGTTCTTAATTAA
- a CDS encoding ABC transporter ATP-binding protein, producing MKSLETEKLCIGYQDRLIVDDLNISIPKGKVTTLIGPNGCGKSTILKTMSRIMKSHQGAVYLNGQAIHQTPTKEISKQMAILPQTPEAPSGLTVYELVSYGRFPHQNGFGRLSNEDKRIIRWALEETGMIAFHDRPIEALSGGQRQRVWIAMALAQETELLLLDEPTTYLDLAHQLEILQLLERLNREQGRTVLMVIHDLNHAARFSHYMIALNQGKVIKDGTPHEVMTKEVLGQVFHIDAEIVLDPRTNKPICLTYDLMNHERKLEAVNG from the coding sequence ATGAAATCGCTCGAAACAGAAAAACTTTGTATCGGTTATCAGGACCGTTTGATTGTAGATGATTTAAATATCAGTATCCCAAAAGGCAAGGTGACAACACTGATCGGGCCGAATGGATGCGGGAAATCAACGATTTTAAAAACAATGTCCCGGATCATGAAGTCCCATCAAGGAGCTGTTTACTTAAATGGCCAGGCTATTCATCAAACGCCTACAAAAGAAATTTCAAAACAAATGGCGATCTTACCGCAAACGCCCGAAGCACCAAGCGGACTGACAGTGTATGAGCTTGTGTCATATGGACGTTTTCCGCATCAAAATGGATTTGGGCGCTTATCAAATGAAGATAAACGAATCATCAGATGGGCACTTGAGGAAACGGGCATGATCGCTTTTCATGATAGGCCAATTGAAGCACTTTCCGGTGGACAGCGTCAGCGTGTATGGATTGCGATGGCACTTGCCCAGGAAACAGAACTGCTTCTATTAGATGAGCCAACGACGTATTTGGATCTTGCACATCAGCTCGAGATTCTTCAGCTGTTAGAACGGTTAAACAGAGAGCAGGGACGAACTGTGTTGATGGTCATTCATGATTTGAATCATGCGGCACGTTTTTCTCATTACATGATTGCCCTCAATCAAGGAAAAGTCATCAAAGATGGGACGCCTCATGAGGTCATGACCAAAGAGGTGCTTGGTCAGGTATTCCACATTGATGCAGAAATTGTACTTGATCCTAGAACAAATAAGCCGATCTGTTTAACATATGACTTAATGAATCATGAAAGAAAGCTAGAAGCTGTGAATGGATAA
- a CDS encoding FecCD family ABC transporter permease: MEMVQQAKKKKYKRTMLMIFLAIVAVFLISLNTGEIRISPIDTLKTFFGFGSEMDELVLFEFRLPRMIIALLVGASIAVSGAIWQGVSQNGLADPGILGVNAGAGFAVVLFIFAFQGTMSNLGNLTIFVLPLFAFAGAGFAAFLIYVLAWKKGITPVRLILTGIGVNAAFSAAIVVIQLKMSPNDFNQAIVWLSGSIWGSSWTYVLSVLPWMLIFLVLALVRARYLNIMNLGDQLSYGLGISVHKERSFLMLIAVALAGASVAVAGSISFLGLAAPHLARKLVGPKHQGMIPASALIGALLLLLADTLGRVILAPSEVPVGLVVSALGAPYFIYLLMKTN; the protein is encoded by the coding sequence ATGGAAATGGTGCAGCAGGCAAAGAAAAAGAAATATAAACGAACGATGCTCATGATCTTTTTAGCCATCGTCGCGGTATTTCTGATTAGTTTAAATACCGGAGAAATTCGTATTTCTCCGATAGATACATTGAAAACATTTTTTGGATTCGGAAGTGAAATGGATGAGCTGGTGCTGTTCGAATTCAGACTTCCAAGAATGATCATCGCTTTACTTGTTGGTGCTTCCATCGCTGTATCAGGAGCTATCTGGCAAGGTGTTTCTCAAAATGGCTTGGCTGATCCCGGTATTCTTGGTGTGAATGCGGGCGCAGGATTTGCCGTTGTGCTCTTTATCTTTGCATTCCAAGGCACGATGTCGAACTTAGGTAATTTGACGATTTTTGTACTGCCGCTTTTCGCATTTGCAGGTGCAGGCTTTGCTGCATTTCTCATCTATGTGTTAGCGTGGAAAAAAGGCATCACACCTGTTCGATTGATTTTAACGGGAATTGGCGTTAATGCTGCGTTTTCAGCAGCAATTGTGGTCATTCAATTAAAAATGAGCCCAAATGATTTTAACCAAGCCATCGTGTGGTTATCAGGAAGCATTTGGGGCTCAAGCTGGACGTATGTCCTTTCTGTTCTGCCATGGATGCTCATTTTCCTTGTGTTAGCGCTTGTGAGAGCACGCTACTTAAATATCATGAATTTAGGTGACCAGCTGTCCTATGGCTTAGGGATTTCGGTTCATAAAGAAAGAAGCTTTCTGATGCTGATTGCCGTTGCATTAGCAGGTGCAAGTGTCGCTGTTGCAGGTAGTATCTCGTTCCTAGGGTTAGCCGCACCGCACTTGGCGAGAAAGCTTGTTGGGCCAAAGCATCAAGGAATGATACCGGCCTCCGCATTGATTGGCGCACTGTTATTATTACTGGCAGATACACTTGGCCGCGTCATACTTGCACCATCAGAGGTACCAGTTGGTCTTGTTGTTTCTGCTTTAGGCGCACCTTACTTCATTTACTTATTGATGAAAACGAACTAA
- a CDS encoding FecCD family ABC transporter permease, translating into MGSQSNKQLPAKDDAMDIVTKPFGTAAVVIIGIVALAFGLFLSVSLGAANIHLHTVWEAIFHFDPQKTSHQIIRELRLPRTVGAALVGAFLAVSGAIMQGMTRNALASPEIMGVTNGSAFAIAIAFAFFPGQSSFTLILWSFAGAALGASIVFGVGTLSKGGLTPVKLALAGTAVGALLSSISSAIAIRFDVAQDMSFWYAGGVAGVNWSNIQVIIPVAIAGLLIAMILARSITVLSLGDELAKGLGQYTKTVKVLGILVVILLTGAAVSVAGSIGFIGLVIPHVTRFLVGVDYRWIIPCSAILGAILLIYADIAARLVNAPFETPVGAITAIIGVPFFLYLARRERSGI; encoded by the coding sequence TTGGGCTCACAATCGAATAAACAGCTGCCAGCCAAGGACGATGCAATGGATATTGTCACGAAGCCCTTTGGAACAGCAGCTGTTGTCATCATAGGAATCGTCGCTTTAGCATTTGGTCTTTTTTTATCGGTATCATTAGGAGCGGCAAACATTCATCTACACACTGTATGGGAAGCCATTTTTCATTTTGATCCACAGAAAACTTCACATCAAATCATCCGGGAATTGAGGCTGCCGCGTACAGTTGGGGCTGCACTCGTCGGTGCCTTTTTAGCCGTATCAGGTGCCATTATGCAAGGGATGACAAGAAATGCGCTTGCGTCTCCTGAAATTATGGGCGTGACAAATGGCTCTGCATTTGCGATTGCTATAGCATTTGCGTTTTTCCCAGGCCAATCTTCTTTCACATTAATTCTTTGGTCATTTGCTGGAGCCGCACTCGGTGCATCTATTGTGTTTGGTGTCGGTACTCTGTCTAAGGGAGGACTGACCCCAGTGAAGCTCGCACTAGCGGGTACGGCGGTTGGGGCACTTTTAAGCTCCATCTCTTCAGCTATTGCCATCCGGTTTGACGTCGCTCAGGACATGAGCTTTTGGTATGCGGGCGGCGTGGCAGGTGTGAATTGGAGCAACATTCAGGTCATTATTCCAGTCGCCATTGCAGGACTTTTGATTGCGATGATCCTTGCTCGCTCGATCACTGTACTGAGCTTAGGTGATGAATTGGCTAAAGGGCTCGGGCAGTATACGAAAACGGTCAAGGTGCTAGGAATATTGGTCGTAATTCTTTTAACCGGTGCTGCTGTGTCGGTGGCAGGCTCAATTGGTTTTATCGGGCTTGTCATTCCCCATGTCACTAGATTCTTGGTCGGAGTGGACTATCGATGGATTATCCCTTGCTCAGCTATTTTAGGTGCCATTTTGTTAATTTATGCAGACATTGCTGCAAGGCTGGTCAATGCTCCATTTGAAACGCCAGTCGGTGCCATTACTGCGATTATAGGCGTTCCTTTCTTCTTATATTTAGCTAGACGTGAAAGGAGCGGAATTTAA
- a CDS encoding iron-hydroxamate ABC transporter substrate-binding protein: protein MKKRSGFLLISFAILMLFTAACGSTSNKKSGANQNDTITYQDVKGEVKLPKDPKRIVLLAESYYGDLVTLGKTPIAATAPIFKNPFYKGKTDGVKNLGTTPSVEKVAALKPDMIIAWGEDEKFDQYKKIAPTVAIKYNQYSFKDQLKEFGKMTGTPKKAAEWITKWDTKIAEVKPKVTKAVGSKTVSIVSPFDKGIYIFGNTFARGGEIIYDELKLRAPKAVKKDAIDSGVGYANISLEKLPEYAGDYIFTSPWSGSKSKGDQVYESSIWTSLPAVQNKHVFEIDPVGYFFNDPVSLEGQLEFIVDRLTSAS from the coding sequence GTGAAAAAACGATCTGGATTTCTTTTGATTTCCTTTGCCATTCTTATGCTTTTTACAGCTGCTTGCGGCAGCACTTCAAATAAAAAATCTGGCGCCAACCAGAATGACACAATCACCTATCAGGATGTCAAAGGTGAGGTCAAACTCCCTAAAGATCCGAAACGAATTGTGCTTCTGGCAGAAAGCTACTACGGAGACCTCGTGACACTTGGCAAGACGCCAATTGCTGCAACTGCACCCATCTTTAAAAACCCTTTCTATAAGGGAAAAACGGATGGTGTCAAAAACCTTGGAACAACCCCTTCTGTCGAAAAGGTAGCCGCTTTGAAGCCAGATATGATTATCGCTTGGGGAGAAGACGAGAAATTTGATCAATACAAAAAAATTGCTCCAACCGTTGCAATTAAATACAATCAATATTCCTTTAAAGATCAGCTAAAAGAATTCGGTAAAATGACAGGGACACCGAAAAAAGCAGCAGAATGGATCACAAAATGGGATACAAAAATAGCTGAGGTAAAGCCTAAAGTAACAAAAGCAGTCGGCAGCAAAACCGTTTCAATCGTGTCGCCTTTTGATAAAGGTATTTATATCTTTGGAAACACCTTTGCGCGCGGAGGCGAAATCATTTATGACGAGCTGAAATTACGTGCGCCAAAGGCAGTTAAAAAAGACGCTATCGACAGCGGTGTCGGCTATGCAAATATTTCCCTTGAAAAGCTGCCAGAATACGCAGGCGACTATATTTTCACTAGTCCATGGAGTGGTTCAAAAAGTAAAGGAGACCAAGTGTATGAAAGCAGCATTTGGACATCACTGCCTGCTGTACAAAATAAACACGTATTTGAAATCGATCCTGTCGGGTACTTCTTTAATGACCCAGTGTCACTAGAAGGACAGCTTGAGTTTATTGTGGACCGATTAACATCCGCATCATAA
- a CDS encoding amino acid permease — MEQTKKWGFWLLTAFVVGNMVGSGIFMLPSTLAQHASPLGVTMAWLVTGGGVLMIALVFGHLSIHKPQLTAGPQSYARALFNDPKKGKAAGFTMVWGYWVASWISNVAIITSLAGYLTTFFPILTVKTEIFTFGKEAITLGQLTTFIVCTILLWGTHTILITSLSAASKLNFITTFSKVLGFVLFIVAGLFAFQTALFEHYYFPVSAEGEGVLGLGGQIHHAAISTLWAFIGIESAVILSGRASSQRDVKRATITGLLIALSIYMIITLITMGVLPHDQLQGSDKPFVDVLQLIIGPAGGIVMALLAIICLFGSMLGWILLGSEVPYQAAKAGDFPAVFAKTNKKGSPVFALTVTNIMSQLFIFSVMSRTINEAFTFLTTSATLAYLIPYIVSSIYSFKVIMQGDTYDLQKGKRTRDGIIALVAMGYSAWVIISGTADLKTFGLGIGLFLVGILLYPFMSKGFAKGTE, encoded by the coding sequence ATGGAACAGACAAAAAAATGGGGTTTTTGGTTATTGACGGCTTTTGTCGTCGGAAATATGGTAGGGTCAGGCATCTTTATGCTGCCAAGTACACTTGCCCAGCATGCCAGTCCTTTAGGTGTGACGATGGCATGGCTTGTCACAGGTGGCGGTGTGCTGATGATTGCACTTGTTTTTGGGCATTTGTCCATTCATAAGCCGCAGCTGACGGCTGGACCACAAAGTTATGCAAGAGCGCTTTTTAACGATCCGAAAAAAGGGAAAGCAGCCGGTTTTACAATGGTTTGGGGATATTGGGTGGCAAGCTGGATTAGTAATGTCGCAATTATTACGAGTCTTGCCGGTTATTTAACGACATTTTTCCCTATTCTCACCGTGAAGACGGAGATTTTCACCTTTGGAAAAGAAGCGATCACACTTGGTCAGCTGACAACCTTTATTGTATGTACCATTCTTCTCTGGGGAACACATACGATCTTAATTACAAGCTTAAGTGCTGCAAGTAAATTAAACTTTATTACGACCTTTTCAAAGGTACTTGGATTCGTCCTTTTTATTGTTGCGGGATTATTTGCATTCCAAACGGCATTATTTGAACATTATTACTTCCCAGTTTCAGCAGAAGGCGAAGGAGTGCTCGGACTTGGAGGCCAAATTCATCATGCGGCCATTTCCACACTATGGGCATTTATTGGCATCGAATCAGCTGTGATTTTATCAGGGAGAGCATCCTCGCAGCGCGATGTGAAACGTGCAACGATTACAGGTCTTTTAATCGCACTTTCCATCTACATGATTATTACATTGATTACAATGGGCGTCCTGCCGCATGATCAGTTGCAAGGCTCAGATAAACCATTCGTTGACGTGCTTCAGCTCATTATTGGACCGGCGGGCGGAATAGTCATGGCACTGCTTGCGATCATTTGTTTATTTGGCTCGATGCTTGGCTGGATCTTACTTGGTTCAGAAGTACCGTATCAAGCAGCAAAGGCTGGCGATTTCCCAGCAGTATTTGCAAAAACAAACAAAAAAGGCAGTCCTGTTTTTGCTTTGACGGTTACAAATATCATGTCACAACTGTTTATTTTCTCAGTGATGTCCCGTACGATTAATGAAGCTTTTACCTTTTTAACGACATCAGCGACACTTGCGTATCTCATTCCGTATATTGTGTCTTCGATCTATAGTTTTAAGGTCATCATGCAAGGTGACACGTATGATCTTCAAAAAGGGAAGCGAACAAGAGACGGAATCATTGCGCTTGTTGCGATGGGGTATTCCGCTTGGGTCATTATTTCAGGCACAGCTGATTTGAAAACATTTGGACTTGGCATCGGTCTGTTCTTAGTAGGTATTTTGCTTTATCCATTCATGTCAAAAGGATTCGCCAAAGGAACGGAATAA
- the sspJ gene encoding small acid-soluble spore protein SspJ translates to MSFFQKDKKAKSEQDHKQVDQLLEEASKELAGDPLQEAVQKKKNNDQ, encoded by the coding sequence ATGTCATTTTTCCAAAAGGATAAAAAGGCGAAAAGCGAGCAAGACCACAAGCAAGTAGATCAGCTGTTAGAAGAAGCAAGCAAAGAGCTAGCAGGCGATCCGCTTCAGGAAGCTGTACAAAAGAAGAAAAACAACGATCAATAA
- a CDS encoding MarR family winged helix-turn-helix transcriptional regulator — protein sequence MSNADILKEIVLVHYEVSRKLNRKLLELEKDITPPQIYALSILIQGKVSHAEELKQRLSLNPGAASIALNKLCEQGYIQRERDKDDPTLVRLEATEKGVAIYEKHTRLFGKVIQHMMSDFTKEDLKTFLTYLQKMRQTFHDD from the coding sequence ATGAGTAATGCAGACATTTTAAAAGAAATTGTTCTCGTACATTATGAAGTCAGCCGTAAATTAAACCGCAAGTTACTTGAGTTAGAAAAAGACATCACGCCACCGCAGATATATGCTCTTTCTATTTTGATACAAGGCAAAGTATCACATGCCGAAGAGCTGAAACAAAGACTCTCCTTAAACCCAGGTGCAGCCTCCATTGCACTCAATAAATTATGTGAGCAGGGCTATATTCAGAGAGAACGTGACAAAGACGACCCCACGCTAGTCCGGTTAGAAGCTACGGAAAAAGGGGTAGCGATTTATGAAAAGCATACACGTCTTTTCGGAAAGGTGATTCAGCATATGATGTCAGACTTCACAAAGGAAGACTTAAAGACCTTTTTGACGTATTTGCAAAAAATGAGACAGACCTTTCATGATGATTGA
- a CDS encoding metal-dependent hydrolase, which produces MTGKTHIMGGIAASAAVAYYYGLDPVIMAAAGSAGALIPDLCHTKSKIGRKFPLLSALISSVFGHRTFTHSLLFLLIIYFLATTYIPNDSLSTGLLVGMASHLILDAGTVNGIKFLFPASIKVRLPFYVKTGSTGEQVVLAALTVVTCYYIAVICGISIPIQF; this is translated from the coding sequence ATGACAGGAAAAACACACATTATGGGCGGAATCGCCGCCTCAGCGGCCGTCGCCTACTACTACGGACTCGACCCAGTCATCATGGCTGCAGCTGGATCAGCAGGTGCTCTGATCCCCGATCTTTGCCATACAAAAAGTAAAATCGGCAGAAAATTTCCGCTGCTCTCGGCACTGATCAGCAGCGTGTTCGGTCATCGCACATTTACACACAGTTTATTATTCCTACTGATCATTTATTTTCTCGCGACAACATACATTCCAAATGACAGCTTAAGTACCGGTTTACTCGTTGGAATGGCGAGCCACCTTATCCTTGATGCAGGAACAGTGAACGGCATTAAATTTTTATTTCCAGCTTCCATTAAAGTGCGTCTCCCCTTCTATGTCAAAACAGGCAGCACAGGAGAACAAGTCGTACTAGCTGCTCTCACCGTCGTCACCTGCTATTACATCGCCGTCATCTGCGGCATATCCATCCCAATCCAGTTCTAA
- a CDS encoding LTA synthase family protein, translating into MKAFFKNHWFLVYSILFMWMKTYIIYQFGFHIRTANLFHEWLLLINPLSFLLPLFGIALFLNETNQKFFLLTANFILTAILISNTIFYGFYIDFITIPVLFQAKNMGDMGSSMTELFHPLFVLMLIDFVVLAWLLKRKPLAPKASFKTIKTYYAVCCSFLLFHVSSAMMDHPRFLTSSYDREVIVRNLGLFQFHLYDGAAQTARIGQKAFADEDTLSTVANYTKADYSAPNEEYFGLAKGKNVVFISLESTQQFVMNQKVNGQSITPFLNQLAKKSFYFDEFYQQTEQGKTSDSEFIVANSLYPSSSGAVFFTASDNEYDTLYKQLKKENYQAVQFHANNKTFWNRDVMYESLGIDRFYDVDSYHVNERNSTGWGLKDIDFFDQSIDHLKKLKQPYYSTFITLTNHFPFEIDPKDQFIDEYDSSSTILNRYVTTVRYQDEAIKMFFDRMKEEGLYDNTMFVLMGDHYGISEAHHEAMAQLLNKEEITPFDAVKLQRVPFLIYIPGVTDQAPQTISETAGQMDVKPTLLHLLGIETKDAIQFGNDLFSNERTPFAVLRNGNFITDDYLYTKNTCYDQKTKEPVKQDEVCQPYIEKANKELSLSDKLINGNLLRFYQK; encoded by the coding sequence ATGAAAGCGTTTTTCAAAAACCACTGGTTTTTAGTGTATTCCATCCTTTTCATGTGGATGAAAACATACATCATTTATCAATTCGGATTTCACATACGAACGGCCAATCTGTTTCATGAATGGCTGCTTTTGATCAATCCACTTAGCTTTTTGCTCCCTTTGTTTGGGATTGCTCTTTTTTTAAATGAAACCAACCAAAAGTTTTTTTTATTGACCGCAAATTTTATTCTAACGGCGATTCTCATCTCGAATACGATCTTTTATGGTTTTTATATTGATTTCATTACCATTCCCGTGTTATTCCAAGCGAAGAACATGGGAGATATGGGCAGCAGTATGACGGAATTATTCCACCCGCTCTTTGTGCTGATGCTCATTGATTTTGTGGTACTGGCATGGCTGCTCAAGCGCAAACCATTAGCCCCAAAAGCGTCATTCAAGACGATCAAAACGTATTATGCGGTCTGCTGCAGCTTCTTATTGTTTCATGTCAGCTCAGCTATGATGGATCACCCTCGATTTCTGACAAGCTCTTATGATCGTGAAGTCATTGTCAGAAACCTCGGGCTTTTCCAATTTCATCTGTATGACGGTGCTGCCCAAACGGCACGCATTGGACAAAAGGCCTTTGCAGATGAAGATACGCTTTCTACTGTAGCAAACTACACAAAGGCTGATTACAGCGCACCAAACGAAGAGTATTTTGGACTTGCTAAAGGCAAGAACGTTGTGTTCATTTCACTTGAATCGACGCAGCAATTTGTCATGAATCAAAAGGTGAATGGACAATCCATCACTCCCTTTTTAAATCAACTGGCTAAAAAGAGTTTTTATTTTGATGAATTTTATCAACAAACAGAGCAGGGGAAGACGTCGGATTCAGAGTTTATTGTCGCTAATTCCCTCTACCCTTCTAGCAGCGGCGCTGTCTTTTTCACAGCGAGTGACAACGAATATGACACGTTATACAAGCAGTTGAAAAAGGAAAACTATCAAGCCGTCCAATTTCATGCGAATAATAAAACGTTTTGGAATCGTGATGTGATGTATGAATCGCTGGGAATTGATCGTTTTTATGATGTCGATTCATATCATGTCAATGAACGGAATTCAACTGGCTGGGGCTTAAAAGATATCGACTTCTTTGATCAATCCATTGATCATTTAAAAAAGTTGAAGCAACCTTATTACAGCACATTCATTACACTGACCAATCATTTTCCATTTGAAATTGACCCGAAGGATCAGTTTATTGATGAATATGATTCGTCCAGTACCATTTTAAACCGCTATGTGACGACCGTCCGCTATCAAGATGAAGCGATTAAGATGTTTTTTGACCGTATGAAAGAAGAAGGATTGTATGACAATACGATGTTTGTCCTTATGGGTGACCACTATGGCATCTCAGAGGCACATCATGAGGCAATGGCACAGCTGCTCAATAAAGAGGAAATTACGCCGTTTGATGCGGTCAAACTACAGCGGGTACCCTTTTTGATTTACATTCCAGGTGTCACGGATCAAGCACCGCAGACCATTTCTGAAACAGCTGGTCAAATGGACGTAAAGCCGACACTTCTTCACTTACTTGGGATTGAAACGAAGGATGCCATTCAATTCGGCAATGATTTATTTTCAAATGAACGGACGCCTTTCGCTGTACTGAGAAACGGGAACTTTATTACAGATGATTATCTCTATACAAAGAACACCTGCTATGATCAAAAAACAAAAGAACCCGTGAAGCAGGATGAGGTATGTCAGCCTTATATAGAAAAAGCCAATAAAGAGCTCTCCTTATCAGACAAGTTGATCAATGGGAATTTGCTGCGTTTTTATCAGAAGTAA